The Cydia amplana chromosome 11, ilCydAmpl1.1, whole genome shotgun sequence genome includes a region encoding these proteins:
- the LOC134652066 gene encoding mismatch repair endonuclease PMS2 — translation MDNHDEKKDNEKVKSIKPINVESVHKICSGQVVLSLAVAVKELVENSLDAGATNIDIRFKNHGIDLIEVADNGSGVTDDNFAALTLKYHTSKLNEYSDLLGVSSFGFRGEALSSLCSLAKLTIVTRHKSSEHATKLEYDHKGNIVKKTLCSRQVGTTVSLSNLFASLPVRQKEFHKNAKREFNKMTQLLYAYCLISLGVKITCTNQTSTNSKTSVVATQGSVSYKDNIACIFGTKQLQSILEIKPEQVSNIKDNIFKGLSGNVRESEDSVVLEDVEIDLSEESNDADQSCVESSQEAITNSQKSQGYKNVTDPVEFTGFISSCAHGSGRSSTDRQFFYVNSRPCEPTKIMKVINETYRQYNPHQYPFVFLNITIDRTSVDVNVTPDKRKLFLTKEKIILDVMKASLLKLFEAIPRTLKIETNANLYSHKSENVKPETDQPRIFNSFMQRFSKNPVSTSQSENSSKAETRQVDLKRKSTTMLDYIASKTSKLNDDNHVDCKQVCEDSKSESIEIEASDSDNSVEEHNGTVKNETIINDSVETLNETTNADPSNESNELSPSSDNVTKNIMYLEDSDNVPDTQIRKLTDVVIEKSHTYHCNNKDLQKKNNVSLNFEQKGKQNKSKTVVTDKEDLGKCNRKTVIMKTSLAHVKALAVMNNKQTNMTAPEKIKFKTSINPVFNKKCEEELSKEISQESFKKMIVVGQFNLGFIITQLEDDLFIIDQHATDEIYNFETLQKTTELTSQKLVIPQQLELTGVNEQILMDNLEIFKKNGFTFEINEDALPTKRVKLLTIPMSKNWIFGKEDIEELLFMLRESTSEYCRPSRVRAMFASRACRKSVMIGTALSKADMKVLVDHMAEIDNPWNCPHGRPTIRHLVNLAMLHKS, via the exons ATGGATAATCATGACGAAAAGAAGGACAATGAAAAGGTTAAGTCCATAAAGCCTATTAATGTAGAATCTGTGCACAAGATATGCTCCGGTCAA GTAGTGCTTAGTTTAGCGGTAGCAGTAAAAGAACTGGTCGAAAATTCGCTAGATGCTGGGGCCACTAATATAGACATACGGTTTAAAAATCACGGAATAGATCTGATAGAGGTGGCTGATAATGGGTCTGGTGTTACAGATGACAATTTTGCAGCGTTAA CTTTAAAATACCACACTTCTAAACTAAACGAGTATTCAGACCTACTAGGAGTATCTAGCTTTGGGTTTAGAGGAGAGGCATTAAGTTCTCTATGTTCGCTGGCAAAACTCACCATTGTCACCAGGCACAAGAGTTCTGAGCATG CAACAAAGTTGGAGTATGATCATAAAGGAAATATTGTAAAGAAGACTCTATGTTCGCGCCAAGTTGGAACCACTGTCAGTTTATCAAATTTATTTGCTTCACTACCAGTCAGGCAGAAAGAGTTTCATAAGAATGCCAAAAGGGAATTTAACAAAATGACTCAACTTCTATATGCATATTGTCTCATATCATTGGGAGTCAA AATAACTTGTACTAACCAAACAAGTACCAATTCTAAGACTTCAGTGGTGGCCACACAGGGATCAGTTTCCTACAAAGACAACATAGCTTGTATATTTGGCACAAAACAATTGCAATCCATCCTAGAAATCAAGCCTGAGCAGGTTTCAAATATCaaggataatatttttaaagggctATCAGGGAATGTTCGGGAGAGTGAAGACTCTGTTGTACTGGAAGATGTGGAGATAGACTTGTCAGAAGAGTCTAATGATGCTGATCAATCATGTGTTGAAAGCTCACAAGAAGCAATAACCAACTCGCAAAAATCACAGGGCTATAAAAATGTAACTGATCCTGTAGAATTCACAGGCTTTATATCATCTTGTGCTCACGGTAGCGGCCGCTCCAGCACAGACAGACAGTTTTTCTATGTCAATTCAAGACCCTGTGAAccaacaaaaataatgaaagttATCAATGAAACTTACAGACAATATAATCCACACCAGTATCCTTTCGTGTTTTTGAACATCACCATAGATAGAACATCTGTTGATGTAAATGTAACACCAGACAAAAGAAAATTATTTCTTACTAAAGAAAAGATCATATTAGATGTTATGAAAGCATCATTATTAAAACTTTTTGAAGCTATACCAAGGACCTTAAAAATAGAAACTAATGCTAATCTGTACAGCCATAAATCTGAAAATGTTAAGCCAGAAACAGATCAGCCTAGAATTTTCAACTCTTTCATGCAGCGATTTTCTAAGAATCCTGTATCAACATCTCAATCAGAAAATAGTAGCAAGGCAGAAACAAGACAAGTAGATTTGAAAAGGAAATCAACTACAATGTTGGACTATATAGCTTCCAAAACAAGCAAATTGAATGATGATAACCATGTTGACTGTAAACAAGTATGTGAGGACTCTAAATCTGAAAGTATTGAAATAGAAGCATCAGATTCTGATAACTCAGTAGAAGAACATAATGGAACAGTGAAAAATGAAACTATCATTAATGATTCAGTAGAAACACTAAATGAAACTACCAATGCAGATCCATCAAATGAAAGTAATGAATTAAGTCCTTCATCTGATAATGTAACAAAAAACATCATGTACTTAGAGGACTCTGATAATGTCCCAGATACTCAAATTAGAAAGCTAACTGATGTTGTAATTGAAAAATCACACACATATCATTGCAATAACAAAGACTTGCAGAAAAAGAATAATGTATCCTTGAACTTTGAACAAAAAGgcaaacaaaataaatcaaaaactgTAGTAACAGATAAGGAAGACTTAGGTAAATGTAACAGAAAAACTGTGATTATGAAAACATCTCTAGCTCACGTAAAAGCATTAGCGGTAATGAACAATAAACAAACTAATATGACTgcaccagaaaaaataaaattcaaaacttcTATAAACCCTGTCTTTAATAAGAAATGTGAGGAAGAACTCAGTAAAGAAATATCTCAAGAATCATTCAAAAAGATGATTGTTGTAGGTCAATTTAATTTAGGATTTATAATCACTCAATTAGAAGATGATCTGTTTATAATTGATCAGCACGCTACTGATGAGATTTATAATTTTGAAACATTACAGAAAACTACAGAGCTAACAAGCCAAAAACTAGTCAT ACCGCAGCAACTTGAACTCACAGGTGTCAACGAACAAATACTAATGGACAACttagaaattttcaaaaagaACGGATTCACGTTTGAAATAAATGAAGATGCCCTTCCAACTAAAAGAGTGAAACTTTTAACTATTCCTATGTCGAAAAATTGGATATTTGGGAAAGAAGATATcgaagagttattatttatgcTAAGG GAATCGACATCGGAATACTGTAGGCCAAGCAGAGTAAGGGCGATGTTCGCCTCCAGAGCGTGCCGCAAATCCGTCATGATAGGCA